A single region of the Triticum dicoccoides isolate Atlit2015 ecotype Zavitan chromosome 2B, WEW_v2.0, whole genome shotgun sequence genome encodes:
- the LOC119368728 gene encoding wall-associated receptor kinase 2-like has translation MPFHKLAAVPVLVWLGVALATRLPRAGATPTPHSSQCKTKCGRVDIPYPFGIVDSPDDGHCAMHDGFALTCNKTGINGRRRRPFAGDVEVVHISLQRGKARMKATISSYCYNLTSRVMDTDLWSVDLKGTPYKFAGTNKFTVIGCQSLVYIVGEHGDDAQDQYMSGCVAMCWRGGNGDVRSALRNGSCSGIGCCQTAIPKGLQYYQVLFEPGVNTTEIHNVSRCSYAVLMDSSDFTFSTTYVTSRAFINNYGGQAPFVVDWSIGNETCDAARKKHVSYACVSDNSECFNSQNGPGYICNCSKGFHGNPYLQHLERGCKDIDECKHPQRYRCSNGGVCRNRLGGYDCPCKSRWKGVAKAGTCIDHFPLAAKLAVGAIGGILLMSIISFLIILYKEKKKMKEFYKNNGGPLLEEATGIKIFKKGELKPFLKNSNIIGKGGFGKVYKGLLDNKEVAIKKPINGSVRENKQFANEVIIQSQVIHKNIVRLIGCCLEVEAPLLVYEFISQGSLHDILHNHNNKVALNLETRLNIAAQSADGLAYMHSKANIRILHGDVKPANILLDDNFVPKISDFGISRLLARDKEHTGSVIGDMNYMDPVYQREGLLTEKSDVYSFGVVILELISSRRAIHSENNSLLKSFLEYDKKKEKLTELFDKEIAITKDLELLDSLACMALKCLSLDVEQRPTMMEIAEQLLILSRSRKV, from the exons ATGCCGTTCCACAAATTAGCTGCTGTACCAGTACTAGTATGGCTGGGCGTAGCGCTTGCCACAAGGTTACCACGGGCTGGAGCAACACCGACACCACATAGCAGCCAGTGCAAAACAAAATGCGGCCGCGTAGACATCCCTTACCCTTTCGGCATCGTCGATTCTCCTGATGACGGCCACTGCGCCATGCATGATGGCTTCGCCCTGACCTGCAACAAGACCGGGATTAATGGTAGGCGCCGCAGGCCATTTGCTGGCGATGTGGAGGTCGTCCACATCTCGCTGCAGCGAGGTAAGGCCCGGATGAAGGCGACCATCTCCTCCTACTGCTACAACCTCACCTCTCGGGTTATGGACACGGACCTGTGGTCGGTCGACCTCAAGGGTACGCCCTACAAGTTTGCCggcaccaacaagttcaccgtcatcgGCTGCCAAAGCCTGGTGTACATCGTGGGCGAGCACGGCGACGACGCCCAAGACCAGTACATGAGTGGGTGCGTGGCCATGTGCTGGCGCGGAGGCAACGGCGATGTCAGGTCGGCCCTCAGAAACGGCTCCTGCTCCGGGATAGGCTGCTGCCAGACCGCCATCCCCAAGGGGTTGCAGTACTACCAGGTGCTCTTCGAGCCTGGAGTCAACACGACGGAGATCCACAACGTCAGCCGCTGCAGCTATGCGGTGCTCATGGACTCGTCCGACTTCACCTTCTCGACGACCTATGTGACCTCGCGGGCGTTCATTAACAACTACGGCGGCCAGGCGCCGTTCGTGGTTGACTGGTCTATCGGAAACGAGACGTGCGACGCAGCCCGCAAGAAGCATGTGTCCTATGCGTGCGTCAGCGACAACAGCGAGTGCTTCAACTCACAGAATGGACCAGGCTACATCTGCAACTGCTCCAAAGGCTTCCATGGTAATCCTTACCTGCAACATCTGGAGCGCGGATGCAAAG ACATTGACGAATGCAAGCACCCCCAACGGTATCGCTGCTCAAATGGCGGGGTCTGCAGAAACAGGCTGGGAGGCTATGACTGTCCATGCAAATCTAGATGGAAAGGCGTCGCCAAAGCGGGAACCTGTATAGATCATTTCCCTCTAGCAGCAAAGCTGGCAGTCG GTGCAATAGGTGGTATTCTTCTTATGTCGATCATATCGTTCCTTATTATTCTTTacaaagagaagaagaagatgaaggaatTCTACAAAAATAATGGCGGCCCTCTATTAGAGGAAGCAACAggcattaaaattttcaaaaagggGGAGCTCAAGCCATTTTTGAAGAATAGCAACATAATTGGAAAAGGTGGATTTGGTAAAGTTTACAAGGGCCTTCTTGACAATAAAGAAGTTGCAATAAAGAAGCCAATCAATGGTAGCGTGCGAGAGAATAAACAATTTGCCAATGAAGTCATCATCCAATCTCAAGTCATCCACAAGAACATTGTTAGGCTCATTGGATGTTGCCTTGAAGTTGAAGCCCCCCTGCTGGTCTATGAGTTTATCTCACAAGGTAGCCTCCATGATATTCTTCACAACCACAATAACAAGGTGGCACTCAACTTGGAGACACGTTTGAATATCGCTGCGCAGTCAGCCGATGGGCTAGCTTATATGCACTCAAAAGCAAATATTAGAATTCTACACGGTGATGTCAAGCCAGCAAATATACTCTTGGATGATAACTTTGTACCCAAGATTTCCGACTTCGGCATATCTAGGTTGCTTGCTAGAGACAAGGAACACACAGGATCAGTCATCGGTGACATGAATTATATGGATCCAGTATATCAACGAGAAGGCCTACTCACCGAAAAAAGTGATGTCTACAGTTTTGGAGTTGTGATCCTGGAGCTTATTAGTAGCAGGAGGGCCATACATTCTGAGAATAATAGCTTGTTAAAGAGCTTTCTTGAATacgataagaaaaaggaaaaattgACCGAGCTTTTTGACAAGGAAATTGCAATAACAAAAGATTTGGAGCTTCTTGATAGTCTAGCATGCATGGCCCTGAAATGCCTTAGCCTTGATGTAGAACAAAGACCAACAATGATGGAGATAGCTGAGCAGCTACTCATACTGAGCCGCTCTCGTAAGGTGTAA